In a single window of the Etheostoma spectabile isolate EspeVRDwgs_2016 chromosome 3, UIUC_Espe_1.0, whole genome shotgun sequence genome:
- the rskra gene encoding ribosomal protein S6 kinase-related protein isoform X1: protein MGSDISKISKREGAAAQRRLSHGFLSHVGVSITHRLGHSAVYSRPVRPDSSLPVPTLPLPPEDTETTHPASISVFLPEFPHRKLPGRDHFQILGFIAKGSHGPILKVKDITKEKTYAVKVLPKSEILKHGVLEQSKEEVIIQRQLKHPFIHNLQDCWQTQRHLFIMCDYCSTGDLYTYWLLKGRFGEDVVRLFAAELGSALGFLHDLGIIHRDIKMDNILLSDQGHLRLSDFGLSRRLKRGGRAFTICGTMQYMAPEVLSGGPYNHAADWWSFGIMLFSLVTGKFPVPAEPDHSTMLNTVTEFPYVLPETFSSALILLLTELLCKNPMNRLRNLECFKMQAFFRGTSFDSLILQKMPVQVILELRTHPDWTSKAMRGLSLDYFANFDCDKILLSPTTPTEQSPMLANMDLSPATEQACKA from the exons ATGGGTAGCGACATCAGTAAAATCAGTAAG AgagaaggagcagcagctcagcGTCGACTCAGTCATGGGTTCCTCTCACACGTGGGGGTCTCCATCACACACAGACTCGGACACTCAGCAGTGTATTCTCGGCCTGTGCGACCGGACAGCAGCCTGCCCGTCCCCACACTCCCGCTGCCtccagaggacacagagacaactCATCCAGCTTCcatctctgtctttctgcctgAGTTCCCACACCGTAAACTTCCTGGACGAGATCACTTCCAG ATCCTGGGCTTCATAGCCAAAGGCTCACATGGACCCATCCTGAAAGTGAAGGACATTACCAAAGAGAAGACCTATGCTGTAAAA GTCCTACCAAAGTCCGAGATCCTGAAGCATGGAGTGCTGGAGCAGTCAAAGGAAGAAGTCATCATTCAG CGGCAGCTCAAACACCCATTCATCCACAATCTGCAGGACTGCTGGCAGACACAGCGCCATCTCTTCATTA TGTGCGACTACTGCAGCACCGGAGATTTGTACACTTACTGGTTACTGAAGGGCCGGTTTGGGGAGGATGTGGTTCGGCTTTTCGCTGCAGAGCTGGGCAGTGCGCTGG GATTTCTGCATGACTTAGGGATCATACATAGAGATATAAAG ATGGATAACATTCTTTTAAGTGATCAAG GCCACCTTCGTCTGTCTGATTTTGGACTCTCGCGGCGGCTGAAACGAGGAGGAAGGGCATTTACGATATGTGGGACTATGCAATACATGG CTCCTGAAGTTTTAAGTGGGGGTCCGTACAACCACGCTGCAGACTGGTGGTCTTTCGGCATTATGTTGTTCTCACTGGTGACAGGAAAG TTTCCAGTACCTGCAGAGCCGGACCACAGCACCATGTTGAACACGGTCACAGAGTTTCCTTATGTCCTACCTGAGACCTTCAGCTCTGCTCTTATCTTACTGCTCACCGAG CTTTTGTGCAAGAACCCAATGAACCGGCTTCGTAACCTGGAGTGTTTCAAGATGCAGGCCTTTTTTCGTGGCACTTCATTCGACTCTCTCATCCTTCAAAAGATGCCCGTTCAAGTCATCCTGGAGCTCAGAACTCATCCTGATTGGACATCCAAAGCAATGAGAGGCCTATCATTGGACTACTTTGCTAACTTTGACTGCGATAAAATCCTTCTTTCTCCGACAACTCCCACTGAACAGTCTCCTATGTTGGCCAACATGGACCTGAGCCCAGCTACAGAGCAGGCTTGTAAAGCATAA
- the rskra gene encoding ribosomal protein S6 kinase-related protein isoform X2 has translation MGSDISKISKREGAAAQRRLSHGFLSHVGVSITHRLGHSAVYSRPVRPDSSLPVPTLPLPPEDTETTHPASISVFLPEFPHRKLPGRDHFQILGFIAKGSHGPILKVKDITKEKTYAVKVLPKSEILKHGVLEQSKEEVIIQRQLKHPFIHNLQDCWQTQRHLFIRFLHDLGIIHRDIKMDNILLSDQGHLRLSDFGLSRRLKRGGRAFTICGTMQYMAPEVLSGGPYNHAADWWSFGIMLFSLVTGKFPVPAEPDHSTMLNTVTEFPYVLPETFSSALILLLTELLCKNPMNRLRNLECFKMQAFFRGTSFDSLILQKMPVQVILELRTHPDWTSKAMRGLSLDYFANFDCDKILLSPTTPTEQSPMLANMDLSPATEQACKA, from the exons ATGGGTAGCGACATCAGTAAAATCAGTAAG AgagaaggagcagcagctcagcGTCGACTCAGTCATGGGTTCCTCTCACACGTGGGGGTCTCCATCACACACAGACTCGGACACTCAGCAGTGTATTCTCGGCCTGTGCGACCGGACAGCAGCCTGCCCGTCCCCACACTCCCGCTGCCtccagaggacacagagacaactCATCCAGCTTCcatctctgtctttctgcctgAGTTCCCACACCGTAAACTTCCTGGACGAGATCACTTCCAG ATCCTGGGCTTCATAGCCAAAGGCTCACATGGACCCATCCTGAAAGTGAAGGACATTACCAAAGAGAAGACCTATGCTGTAAAA GTCCTACCAAAGTCCGAGATCCTGAAGCATGGAGTGCTGGAGCAGTCAAAGGAAGAAGTCATCATTCAG CGGCAGCTCAAACACCCATTCATCCACAATCTGCAGGACTGCTGGCAGACACAGCGCCATCTCTTCATTA GATTTCTGCATGACTTAGGGATCATACATAGAGATATAAAG ATGGATAACATTCTTTTAAGTGATCAAG GCCACCTTCGTCTGTCTGATTTTGGACTCTCGCGGCGGCTGAAACGAGGAGGAAGGGCATTTACGATATGTGGGACTATGCAATACATGG CTCCTGAAGTTTTAAGTGGGGGTCCGTACAACCACGCTGCAGACTGGTGGTCTTTCGGCATTATGTTGTTCTCACTGGTGACAGGAAAG TTTCCAGTACCTGCAGAGCCGGACCACAGCACCATGTTGAACACGGTCACAGAGTTTCCTTATGTCCTACCTGAGACCTTCAGCTCTGCTCTTATCTTACTGCTCACCGAG CTTTTGTGCAAGAACCCAATGAACCGGCTTCGTAACCTGGAGTGTTTCAAGATGCAGGCCTTTTTTCGTGGCACTTCATTCGACTCTCTCATCCTTCAAAAGATGCCCGTTCAAGTCATCCTGGAGCTCAGAACTCATCCTGATTGGACATCCAAAGCAATGAGAGGCCTATCATTGGACTACTTTGCTAACTTTGACTGCGATAAAATCCTTCTTTCTCCGACAACTCCCACTGAACAGTCTCCTATGTTGGCCAACATGGACCTGAGCCCAGCTACAGAGCAGGCTTGTAAAGCATAA